Proteins from a single region of Apium graveolens cultivar Ventura chromosome 7, ASM990537v1, whole genome shotgun sequence:
- the LOC141670791 gene encoding G-type lectin S-receptor-like serine/threonine-protein kinase LECRK3, translated as MASSLFSLLVLLSAVSFVTAQQNVTNIISQGSSLKPTGKSHWLSPSGLFAFGFYPLGENNFSVGVFLAGLPLNKTVVWTANRDSPYASKTATLRLTLKGELILREQYSNTLIVKLDQHISSASMQDNGNFVLYDSNQEMIWQSFTHPTDSMLPGQFIGENQELISSRSESDYSPGKFRLKMQVDSDLVQYPVGVPDSPQTAYWATGTWNTFHKNVTLNLDTDGYLYLLQNSVDVIYPITEGFLEKERLYLFKIDPDGILRLYSLSLDGKGNSSSVVWQSSENKCVPRGICGPNSYCTLNNDDEATCQCPLGFKYVNPANTNDGCVRNYTAASCNNTDHTVQYNMTQLQHVQWPTVPDSDEMITKEECEAACLKDCKCDAALFHGNCSRLSFPLEYGSYALSDDNTIAYIKYAWPTPANMTRDNKDQPVNPVLSPVIQDPVLTPDKARNNKDQSVIPVLTAGIAGGLALMLVFLLLSHWGVRRHQQVKNKKLKENYFQQNGGILLQQLLYKSESTVEKAKIYTEEELRKATNDFDESNVIGQGGYGVVYKGVVDDAVIAIKKSKLVDRNQIDHFINEVAILSQINHPNVVKLLGCCLETPVPLLVYEFVTNNTLFDHIHGEGSYSSISWDLRLKIATETAGALAHMHSAPVHIIHRDVKSANVLLDDEYTAKVSDFGVSRLLSPEESHLSTLVQGTLGYIDPEYFHSGNLTHKSDVYSFGALLVELLTGAKVYSFYREMKDRNIGMYFLCALEDDRLHEILEPRVREEGHAEQLRGVAALSKKCLNIKGENRPTMAEVKEELAELRMLYIEYNSSFDQM; from the coding sequence ATGGCCAGCTCTCTGTTTAGCCTTCTTGTCCTGCTTTCTGCTGTATCTTTTGTAACAGCTCAACAAAATGTAACCAATATTATAAGCCAAGGCTCCTCTCTAAAACCAACCGGAAAGTCGCATTGGCTGTCACCTTCAGGCTTATTCGCCTTTGGATTCTATCCTCTAGGTGAAAATAACTTTAGTGTTGGAGTTTTCCTTGCTGGTCTTCCTCTGAACAAGACTGTAGTTTGGACAGCCAATCGCGACAGTCCTTATGCCTCCAAGACCGCAACCTTACGTTTAACCTTAAAGGGGGAACTCATCCTCCGAGAGCAATACTCAAATACACTAATTGTCAAACTTGATCAACATATTTCTTCTGCTTCCATGCAAGACAATGGCAACTTCGTGCTCTATGATTCCAATCAAGAAATGATCTGGCAGAGTTTTACTCACCCAACTGACTCCATGTTACCTGGTCAGTTTATTGGAGAGAACCAAGAATTGATTTCAAGCAGGTCGGAATCTGATTACTCCCCAGGAAAATTCAGACTCAAAATGCAGGTTGATTCGGACCTCGTGCAGTACCCGGTGGGTGTTCCCGACAGTCCCCAGACTGCTTACTGGGCAACTGGCACTTGGAATACATTTCACAAAAATGTGACACTGAATCTTGATACTGACGGGTATCTTTATTTGCTTCAAAATTCAGTCGACGTTATATATCCCATAACTGAAGGGTTTTTGGAGAAAGAGAGACTCTACCTCTTCAAAATTGATCCTGATGGTATACTTCGACTGTATTCGTTAAGTTTGGATGGAAAGGGCAACAGCTCATCAGTTGTATGGCAATCTTCTGAAAATAAATGCGTCCCCAGAGGAATATGTGGACCGAACTCATACTGTACTCTTAATAATGATGATGAAGCTACATGTCAATGTCCACTTGGATTTAAGTATGTTAATCCTGCCAACACAAATGACGGCTGTGTGAGGAATTATACTGCGGCTAGTTGCAATAACACGGACCATACAGTTCAATATAACATGACACAATTGCAACATGTGCAGTGGCCAACTGTCCCTGATTCTGATGAAATGATAACTAAAGAAGAGTGTGAAGCAGCTTGTTTGAAGGACTGCAAGTGTGATGCAGCCCTGTTTCATGGTAACTGCTCAAGATTAAGTTTTCCATTAGAATATGGAAGCTATGCATTGAGTGATGATAATACCATTGCCTATATCAAATATGCTTGGCCCACACCTGCAAATATGACAAGAGATAATAAAGATCAACCAGTCAATCCTGTCCTTTCCCCAGTCATTCAGGATCCTGTCCTTACCCCAGATAAGGCAAGAAATAATAAAGATCAATCAGTCATTCCAGTCCTAACCGCGGGAATTGCTGGTGGCTTAGCCTTAATGCTTGTCTTTCTTTTACTCTCACACTGGGGAGTCCGACGACACCAACaggtgaagaacaagaagctaAAAGAGAACTATTTTCAGCAGAATGGTGGGATACTGCTACAACAATTACTTTACAAAAGTGAAAGTACTGTTGAAAAAGCCAAGATATACACAGAGGAAGAGCTAAGGAAGGCTACAAATGACTTTGATGAGAGCAATGTAATTGGTCAAGGAGGTTATGGTGTAGTTTACAAGGGAGTGGTGGATGATGCAGTTATTGCCATAAAAAAGTCCAAATTAGTAGATCGAAACCAGATTGATCATTTTATAAATGAAGTGGCCATACTTTCCCAGATAAATCATCCGAATGTTGTGAAACTCTTGGGCTGCTGCTTGGAAACTCCGGTCCCTTTACTAGTCTATGAGTTTGTGACAAACAATACACTCTTTGATCATATACATGGTGAAGGTTCTTACTCATCAATCTCGTGGGATCTGCGCCTTAAAATAGCCACAGAAACAGCTGGAGCACTTGCACACATGCATTCAGCTCCAGTTCATATCATACACAGGGATGTCAAGTCAGCTAACGTACTTCTTGATGATGAATACACTGCAAAAGTATCTGATTTTGGGGTTTCGAGGTTGCTTTCACCTGAAGAAAGTCATTTATCTACATTGGTTCAAGGGACTTTGGGGTATATAGACCCTGAATACTTTCATTCTGGGAATTTGACACATAAAAGTGATGTTTACAGTTTTGGAGCACTTCTTGTGGAGCTTTTAACTGGAGCGAAAGTTTATTCGTTCTACAGGGAAATGAAGGACAGAAATATTGGTATGTATTTTCTGTGTGCATTGGAAGATGACAGACTCCACGAGATTCTTGAACCACGGGTGAGAGAAGAGGGGCATGCCGAGCAGCTTAGAGGAGTGGCGGCGTTGAGTaaaaaatgtctgaatattaaAGGGGAGAATAGGCCTACAATGGCGGAAGTTAAAGAAGAGCTTGCGGAGTTGAGAATGCTTTATATCGAATATAACTCTTCATTTGATCAGATGTGA